One stretch of Bacteroidota bacterium DNA includes these proteins:
- a CDS encoding glycoside hydrolase family 2 TIM barrel-domain containing protein yields the protein MKKIFVLFLILTGITACSLHKLDTQQLTLPKHQIRKNISLNGLWKLTINKTGEKAQVLVPGCYTNQWEGKWGKPYWDIFDYPHGWENKGALYQREVTIADSMAGMNIRLHVNGCLQNYTVIWPGKTFKTVRDGYNSRNFDLGNHLSPGNFPLGVKIEDEATHLSGGESMKSLGIWDDISLQALPDVFVEEDLMIRTSFKEKTFSCEVPLRNMSNSSKTVFVKYFITDAQGKIVKTFDSGKQNLCPGGIKELHAATAWENPHLWFPFDPYLYYFNVVVYDVHGKPVDWKRERFGFREITINGPHLYINGRNLYLRGHGEHYLGDIQASREYFETWFKELKKLGINYMRLHIYPRHKILYEVADEMGFLLEAEPAFHFLIPADTAFAKEHLRDMMKSLYNHPSVIVWSVSNELRWRGGGEKPWLVAYAKSVDPTRPVFSSDFSAYSVAGDVIGHHYNMATVFKEWEQFGPNKPMIWDELGEVWQPTRPLGNGSAGYEVSAQDYATGIYRDGHDEIREAMNLIREGQTFDGELHRINAFIPWDLGNVFFRWQPYNRYKGIVPTYSTLDGPGIKAKQILPCSTPLNIWDPTLPVFEPNPGFYLFNEDIKWVRFPYDSMNFSFFEGQKVVVHSPLMIYDDLRYVDEVHCKVESTDGHVLSEIVQKENITPGSLLRNINWNFDIPVVSKATQINIVREFYYKGLPGYRDVREGTIFPKLNAQLLKTDDKVIGVLDSTGLLENVLNQATIPFKKLSGRIKNDEVSVLLVNGNKLPPNADELNAGGICIIQFCGMNDKLPEGSARLLVNGPDFTVLNSIGQKELTYWRGGNEYGGMKKPQGNVNFRMLIAGDRDSKTSALHEIYIGKGCRWVTSLKIPESISSEPAAGWLLRNLIQAALSYKPQRQINRVGLYGDEDFALWFKHAGVDFKKLNDLNVGMNASFDVLLLDARNKALQDNQAEVLNQFANNGGKVLIYKITPSTFPGIQKILGNQLELTHPYLDENTNCIKAALSWTLRSTPKKGVEYYDNIVIPQPFESNYDPFLAGLSNIDLNWNGKPMFDAGVKFKTLSEVALNDSFSILVSNWRNDWSVPPFGGEYINEGKDMRQSLWYLNRDPVIVKLKHGKGEVLICQLDLLKGEEKGQLLTRHILTNWHCSLGRLNYFPDDTSLFDFSESKNQKIRFAKVEQELANLKPVPKLPDVLFNMGNGRDGKQRKILLLFDNRMIPLAPEILNGLKDFGHISYSGINADSPEVLIRNFENAIGGSKWDMIYFSIGYDGIKDFSNSGLAKFDSDIRLIISRLKKTNAGLMWQSQPPVSESYTKGLNNAQIAQLNNRVKAIMEENAVLVNDTYGFMMQKTPEYLKQDRNELILINSDFFAKFSPKLINSIIEALKFLGN from the coding sequence ATGAAAAAAATATTTGTTCTGTTTTTGATTTTAACTGGAATCACAGCCTGCAGCCTTCATAAACTCGATACGCAGCAATTGACCCTTCCAAAACATCAAATAAGGAAAAATATATCCTTGAATGGACTTTGGAAACTTACAATAAATAAAACCGGAGAAAAGGCCCAGGTTCTTGTTCCTGGTTGTTATACCAATCAGTGGGAGGGAAAGTGGGGAAAGCCCTATTGGGATATATTTGATTATCCCCATGGCTGGGAAAACAAAGGAGCCCTTTATCAGAGGGAAGTGACTATTGCTGATTCAATGGCTGGGATGAATATCCGACTGCATGTAAACGGATGCCTGCAAAATTATACGGTTATATGGCCTGGGAAAACATTTAAAACCGTCCGCGATGGTTATAATTCCAGGAATTTTGACTTGGGTAACCACCTTAGTCCTGGTAATTTCCCATTGGGGGTGAAGATTGAAGACGAAGCCACCCATTTGAGCGGAGGTGAGAGTATGAAATCTTTAGGAATATGGGATGACATTTCTTTGCAGGCATTACCGGATGTTTTTGTTGAAGAAGACTTGATGATCAGAACATCATTTAAGGAAAAGACTTTCTCCTGTGAAGTTCCCCTTAGAAATATGAGTAATTCGTCCAAAACGGTTTTTGTCAAATATTTTATCACTGATGCTCAGGGAAAAATTGTTAAGACTTTTGACAGCGGTAAGCAAAACTTGTGTCCGGGTGGGATAAAGGAGCTTCATGCTGCTACTGCATGGGAAAATCCTCACCTTTGGTTTCCGTTCGATCCTTATCTTTATTATTTCAATGTGGTTGTTTATGATGTTCACGGAAAACCTGTGGATTGGAAGCGAGAGCGCTTTGGCTTCAGAGAAATAACCATTAATGGGCCTCATTTATATATCAATGGTCGTAATCTTTATCTTCGTGGTCATGGAGAACATTATCTTGGAGATATACAGGCTTCGCGTGAATATTTTGAAACGTGGTTTAAGGAGCTTAAGAAACTTGGTATCAATTATATGCGCCTGCATATATATCCTCGACATAAAATTCTTTACGAAGTAGCAGATGAAATGGGATTTCTGCTGGAGGCCGAACCTGCTTTTCATTTTCTTATTCCGGCAGACACTGCTTTTGCAAAGGAACACTTGCGAGATATGATGAAGTCCTTATATAATCATCCTTCGGTGATTGTATGGAGTGTTTCGAATGAATTGAGGTGGAGGGGGGGAGGTGAAAAACCCTGGCTTGTGGCTTATGCAAAATCTGTTGATCCTACAAGACCGGTTTTTTCTTCTGATTTTAGTGCATATTCTGTAGCTGGTGATGTTATCGGCCATCATTATAATATGGCAACAGTTTTTAAGGAATGGGAACAATTTGGCCCCAATAAGCCAATGATATGGGATGAACTGGGAGAGGTCTGGCAGCCTACCCGTCCTCTTGGCAATGGATCTGCTGGTTATGAAGTCAGCGCTCAGGATTATGCAACGGGAATTTATCGTGATGGTCATGACGAAATAAGGGAAGCTATGAATTTAATCCGTGAAGGCCAAACCTTTGATGGTGAGCTTCATAGAATAAATGCTTTTATTCCCTGGGATCTGGGCAATGTGTTTTTTAGATGGCAACCTTACAATCGTTATAAAGGCATAGTACCTACTTACTCAACACTTGACGGACCGGGCATCAAAGCAAAACAGATATTGCCTTGTTCTACACCCCTTAATATCTGGGATCCTACTTTACCTGTTTTTGAACCCAATCCTGGATTTTACCTTTTTAATGAAGATATAAAATGGGTACGTTTCCCTTATGACAGTATGAACTTTTCTTTTTTTGAAGGTCAGAAAGTAGTGGTCCATTCACCCTTAATGATTTATGATGATCTGCGTTATGTTGATGAGGTTCATTGTAAAGTTGAATCTACTGATGGCCACGTTCTTTCAGAAATTGTACAAAAAGAGAATATTACACCGGGCTCCTTGTTGAGAAATATTAACTGGAACTTTGATATCCCTGTTGTTTCAAAGGCCACTCAAATTAATATTGTCCGTGAATTTTACTATAAGGGATTGCCTGGTTATAGAGACGTTCGTGAGGGAACTATTTTTCCAAAACTTAATGCCCAATTGTTAAAAACTGATGATAAAGTAATCGGGGTTTTAGATTCAACCGGATTGCTGGAAAATGTTCTAAACCAGGCGACAATTCCTTTTAAAAAACTTTCAGGTAGAATAAAAAATGATGAAGTTTCTGTTCTGTTGGTAAATGGGAATAAACTCCCTCCTAATGCTGATGAATTGAATGCTGGGGGAATTTGCATAATTCAGTTTTGTGGGATGAACGATAAATTGCCTGAAGGATCTGCCAGGCTATTGGTCAATGGTCCGGATTTTACAGTGCTTAATAGTATCGGGCAAAAGGAACTTACTTATTGGAGAGGTGGAAATGAATATGGGGGAATGAAAAAGCCTCAGGGAAATGTGAATTTCCGCATGCTGATTGCCGGTGACCGCGATTCTAAAACTTCTGCATTGCATGAAATATACATCGGTAAAGGTTGCCGTTGGGTCACAAGCCTTAAAATTCCGGAAAGCATATCTTCTGAACCTGCGGCAGGATGGCTGTTACGTAACCTTATTCAGGCTGCCCTGTCCTATAAACCTCAGAGGCAAATCAACCGTGTCGGACTTTATGGCGACGAGGATTTTGCTTTATGGTTTAAACATGCCGGAGTGGATTTTAAAAAGCTGAATGACTTAAATGTTGGAATGAATGCTTCATTTGATGTTTTGCTGTTGGATGCCAGGAATAAGGCATTACAAGATAATCAAGCTGAAGTGCTGAATCAATTTGCCAACAATGGAGGGAAAGTATTGATATACAAAATTACACCTTCCACATTTCCGGGGATTCAGAAGATTTTAGGCAATCAGTTGGAATTGACTCATCCGTATCTTGACGAAAATACCAATTGCATAAAGGCAGCCCTGAGTTGGACTTTACGTTCAACACCTAAGAAGGGCGTTGAATATTACGACAACATCGTTATTCCTCAACCATTTGAATCTAATTATGATCCGTTCTTGGCCGGTTTATCCAATATTGATCTTAATTGGAACGGTAAACCAATGTTTGATGCCGGTGTGAAATTTAAGACTTTATCCGAAGTTGCACTGAACGACAGTTTTAGTATCCTGGTCAGTAACTGGCGTAATGATTGGAGTGTTCCTCCATTTGGAGGTGAGTACATCAATGAAGGCAAAGATATGAGGCAGTCTTTATGGTATCTCAACCGTGATCCTGTTATTGTCAAATTAAAACATGGAAAAGGAGAAGTGCTGATTTGCCAGCTCGATTTATTAAAAGGGGAAGAAAAAGGGCAATTGCTTACTCGCCATATCCTTACAAACTGGCACTGCTCCCTGGGCAGGTTAAATTATTTTCCTGATGATACAAGTTTATTCGATTTTTCAGAATCTAAAAATCAGAAAATAAGATTTGCCAAAGTCGAACAAGAACTTGCTAATTTAAAACCTGTTCCGAAATTACCTGATGTACTTTTTAATATGGGAAATGGCAGGGATGGCAAACAACGAAAAATCCTTCTTCTGTTTGATAATCGTATGATACCTCTGGCTCCGGAAATTCTGAATGGGTTGAAAGATTTTGGGCATATTTCATATTCAGGCATAAATGCTGATTCCCCTGAGGTACTGATTCGTAATTTTGAAAACGCAATTGGTGGTTCAAAATGGGATATGATTTATTTTAGCATTGGATACGATGGAATTAAAGATTTTTCAAATTCAGGACTTGCAAAATTTGACTCGGACATAAGACTGATTATAAGCAGGCTTAAAAAGACAAATGCAGGATTGATGTGGCAGTCTCAGCCTCCAGTTTCTGAATCTTATACTAAAGGTTTGAATAACGCTCAAATAGCTCAGTTAAATAACCGTGTTAAAGCGATCATGGAAGAAAACGCTGTACTGGTGAACGATACCTATGGATTTATGATGCAAAAGACTCCAGAATATTTAAAACAGGACAGGAATGAACTCATCCTGATCAATTCGGATTTTTTTGCCAAATTTTCTCCTAAGTTGATTAATTCCATAATTGAAGCTCTTAAGTTTTTAGGAAATTAA